One Coregonus clupeaformis isolate EN_2021a chromosome 21, ASM2061545v1, whole genome shotgun sequence DNA window includes the following coding sequences:
- the LOC121535523 gene encoding protein fem-1 homolog A-like, which produces MDFTTAVFNAARDGKLKLIQKLLSDKSPEELEALAEEKTQGGTPLLIASRYGHLEVADYLLEHCKANVELGGSVNFDGETIEGAPPLWAASAAGHLPVVRTLLKHGASVNNTTLTNSTPLRAACFDGHLEIVRYLVEHRADMEVANRHGHTCLMISCYKGHKEIAKFLLERGADVNRKSVKGNTALHDCAESGSLDIMKMLLKCNARMERDGYGMTPLLAASVTGHTNIVEYLAHQPRSSREERVDALELLGATFVDKKRDLLGAMRYWRRAMELRQPADKVGLLVKPPPGPPVPAYDCAREVSTAEELEALITDPDEMRMQALLVRERVLGPSHPDTSYYIRYRGAVYADSGNFERCISLWKYALDMQQSNLDPLSPMTASSFLSFAELFSFVLQDRAKGTLATRVTFHDLMGVLGKSVREVERAVAQRDSPPEAPQFTKALAIILHLVFLLEKLECTAEQEHQKKQTVYRLLKLNPRARSGFTPLHMAVDKDTTSVGRYPVGHFPSQTVASLLLECGADVDSRDCDNNTPLHVAASNGCPEIMALLVRAGAHFDATNSQRKTAYDLLDEQSNGHPALFPLNYVTLQCLAARAIEKHRLPYKGLISEEMEVFIELH; this is translated from the coding sequence ATGGATTTCACGACGGCGGTTTTCAATGCGGCCAGAGATGGTAAGCTGAAACTTATCCAGAAGTTGCTGAGTGACAAAAGTCCCGAGGAGTTGGAGGCTCTCGCCGAGGAGAAAACGCAGGGAGGCACCCCTCTCCTCATTGCCTCTCGATACGGACACTTAGAGGTTGCCGACTATTTGCTTGAACATTGTAAAGCTAACGTGGAACTAGGAGGCTCGGTGAACTTTGACGGCGAGACGATTGAAGGGGCTCCCCCGCTATGGGCGGCTTCGGCGGCTGGTCACCTCCCTGTCGTCCGCACACTCCTTAAACACGGTGCCTCTGTCAACAACACTACGCTGACCAACTCAACGCCTCTCCGCGCTGCCTGCTTCGATGGTCACCTGGAGATTGTCCGCTACCTGGTGGAACACCGAGCCGATATGGAGGTAGCCAACCGCCACGGCCACACTTGCCTGATGATCTCCTGCTACAAGGGCCACAAAGAGATAGCCAAGTTCCTCTTGGAGCGTGGTGCTGATGTCAACCGCAAGAGTGTGAAAGGCAACACGGCACTCCACGACTGTGCTGAGTCCGGTAGCCTGGACATCATGAAGATGCTGCTAAAATGCAACGCCCGCATGGAGAGGGACGGCTATGGCATGACCCCTCTCCTGGCCGCCAGCGTCACGGGCCACACCAACATCGTGGAGTACCTCGCCCACCAGCCCCGCTCCTCACGAGAAGAACGCGTCGATGCTCTCGAACTCCTGGGGGCCACCTTTGTGGATAAGAAGAGAGACCTCTTGGGGGCCATGAGATACTGGAGGAGAGCCATGGAGctgagacaaccagctgacaagGTGGGACTCCTGGTCAAGCCCCCTCCGGGTCCCCCTGTCCCTGCCTACGACTGTGCCCGGGAGGTGAGCACGGCAGAGGAGCTGGAGGCTCTAATCACAGACCCTGACGAGATGCGGATGCAGGCCCTGCTGGTCCGCGAGAGAGTCCTGGGGCCCTCGCACCCCGACACCTCCTACTACATCCGCTACAGAGGGGCCGTCTACGCCGACTCTGGCAACTTTGAGCGCTGCATCAGCCTGTGGAAGTATGCCCTGGACATGCAGCAGAGTAACCTGGACCCCCTCAGCCCCATGACAGCCAGCAGCTTCTTGTCCTTCGCCGAGCTCTTCTCCTTCGTGCTGCAGGACCGGGCCAAGGGCACCCTGGCCACGCGAGTCACCTTCCACGACCTGATGGGGGTGTTGGGGAAGAGtgtgagggaggtggagagggcgGTGGCCCAGAGGGACAGCCCCCCCGAAGCCCCCCAGTTCACCAAGGCCCTGGCCATCATCCTCCACCTGGTGTTCCTGCTGGAGAAGCTGGAGTGCACTGCGGAGCAAGAGCACCAGAAGAAGCAGACTGTGTACCGCCTCCTGAAGCTGAACCCGCGGGCAAGGAGCGGCTTCACCCCCCTGCATATGGCCGTGGACAAGGATACCACGTCAGTGGGCCGCTACCCCGTAGGCCACTTCCCCTCCCAGACCGTGGCCTCGCTGCTTCTGGAGTGCGGGGCGGACGTGGACTCGCGGGACTGCGATAACAATACGCCCCTGCACGTCGCCGCCAGCAACGGTTGCCCGGAGATCATGGCACTGCTGGTGAGGGCTGGCGCTCACTTCGACGCCACCAACTCCCAGAGGAAGACTGCGTACGACCTGCTGGACGAACAGAGCAACGGGCACCCGGCCCTCTTCCCCCTCAACTACGTCACTCTGCAGTGCCTGGCGGCGCGCGCCATCGAGAAGCACAGACTGCCCTACAAGGGCCTCATCTCTGAGGAGATGGAGGTGTTTATTGAGCTGCACTGA